A segment of the Tachysurus vachellii isolate PV-2020 chromosome 18, HZAU_Pvac_v1, whole genome shotgun sequence genome:
TGAAGGAGGATCCTGGGTGTGTAAAAGGAGTCTACATTTGTCCTGTAAGAGCCGCAGGAGAGACGTGAGTCTGCAGGACCACAGCAGGATGGGAGATGCTGCTGAAATTTTATTAGAAGACGTGATTCCTCCCACATTGTTAAGATGAGATCATCAGTTCTGGCATCTTCACATCCGTCTGCACTTACAGCTGAATTCCCAAACAGATCTTCACAGAATTCCTGGAACATGGACAAGCGAGCTCTGTGTAAATCACAGCAGATCGGTTTTTTATCATCGTCAGTAAAGAAATAactgtacagtactgtaaaGTTTACAGAGctgtgatacacacagatacacactgggTCTCTTTACCCTGAAATCAACTTGAGTAGAATATGTATTAAAAATTCAGACCTGAGGCTGTGGAATAAAAGCTGGGAGCTCATTTAACGTGGGgacgtttttttatttgtcaaaatGGCGGCAAAAGACTACAATCATCTCTTCAAGCTGCTCATCATCGGAGACTCCAGTCAGTgcctttacttttctttctctttaaaacgctgaatgttaataaatgttaatcacgATAATCCTGCCGTCACACAAGTGAGCGTTTGTTTGTTCCCTGCATTTGTGGGGACGACTCGATTCTCACGGATTAAACCCTTATATAAATCCCCTAACTTTTATCTTTAGAAGCGATACATAGCTACTGTTTATCATCTGAAAGGAAAGTCACGATTCTCAGTTAcaggaaataaaaggaaaatagcACTGAAATAGAAAGACATTAACAAGTTCAGAtaagtgggttttttttgttgttccttTTCCTGATTACTGTAAAAATGCTCCGTTCTGTAACTGCACTCTTCACAGGAAGTTGAGAAAAGCTGAAgtgaaatcagtgtgtgtgttaaccacATTTCGAGTGCGAGCATGGTTTATTTATATCTTCAGCTTCTCAGTCAGAATGCACAGGTTTTATTTTAGACCATGTTCAAGTCATCACTCGTGTCTGTAGAACACGATCTAGAACCCAGGTTCTTGGGGGGTTTTGTGAGTGTACGAGGATTTTGCACAGCAGCCTCTGGCTAATAGAAACTTCCACTGAACAGAACAACAGGAAGGTTTTGTTGGTTTGAGCAGCGGAGTGAGTCCTGATCATTACAacacctctgtctgtctcgctctgttACAGATGTGGGGAAAAGCAGTTTACTACTGAGATTTGCGGACAACTCCTTCTCTGGtgagttgagtgtgtgtgtgtgtgtacaggtgtttaaatgattatttctgGAGATAACTGATACCTGGTGTTCTGCTATAGGGAGCTACATAACCACTATTGGTGTGGACTTTAAAATCCGGACAGTGGAGAttgatggagagagagtgaagcTTCAGATCTGGGACACAGCAGGACAGGAGAGGTTCAGAACAATCACCTCAACGTAAGTTTACgcacaaatccacacacaaaGCTCACACTGCACACAAGGGCATGGTACACCAAAAGATCCTGtaccaaatctctctctctgtctctctctgtaggtaTTACAGGAACACACACGGGGTCATTATTGTCTACGATGTAACGAATCCTGAGTCGTTTGTCAACGTCAAGCGGTGGCTGAACGAGATTTCTCAGAACTGCGATAATGTGTGTAAGATATTAGGTGAGTGTGGAATTTACAATCATAGACTTTATCCACATCATGAGAAATACATTTGCATCTCATTCGCATActgcagggttcccacgcgtcctggaaaacctggaaatcctggaaaattaatgaccaatgttccagtcctggaaaacacatggaaaatgagagaaaacataaattgtcctggaaaaaatcttgttgtcctggaaaattatttttaaatgttcttgatcatttaaagaacagtttacagccggtcgaaacaattaacgttagtaacagaaagcgctctgttcagggacgctgagttttgacgggttttttgttatgctgtttaatctcgctgtgacggatgacgctgtcttgtgctggcggtttcaggtgctaggaatggtttaagtgctcgaatgttttcagcaaatggtgacgggtaagcaggttatattaaccttgttaatctgaatatcatgtacAAGGGGAAtgtacagcaaactaaagcttctttcagctgcgtccgaaaccgcttacttccatccaataattaggcaAAGTAGTGCTTAGTCGGCAGTTTTGGACACAGCGTAGTAAACCGTCTATCAAACTGATACCTCGTGTCTCTACtcctaatgactttttatggcggatggcaaatCAATTTTGGTGCATTCACtgccaccaactggactggagtgtgaagcactagtaagcagatgacgcctcacCTCACCAAGGTTCCAAGCAGGGGCGgttttaggatttcatctttaggggttttagccctcagtgagaatttaaaacaagaagagttttatattatatatgatatgaaaactctggtaataagaatagtgaaatttcactgcttttggttgccgtctttgcggtgattaacattatagataaacacatccagctctgactgcgcgtgcacgctgcacgtacctgtgcttctccgttcaaataacgcACTTTtaaaagactacaacgcacgcgcgtaaaagcaaagtaaaaaaatcgctcttggatcaaactgatataattttctttcccatccatgacatgtcctgcattttaacgtcatttttgtttatttatgaaagtaaaaattatacttatagttttagggtggctgagatgacagacagggggctggagacaccctaaaaaaggtctagaaccgtccctggttccaaggcactcaaattgtacagagaaaaattatttattatattaaattttggtaaaagtgcttttttcacttgaagcaaatgttgtcttcTCCCTTTATCTTCTTGtcagagtgcttcattttaagttctcaatttttttggggggtgtatatttcgaaccttgtcacgtttttcacctcttgtgagtttgcaggtatgaaataaaaaaacgccgtaccttatctgcagtacacagggtttagtcagcgttgcagtggattgtcttgcgctaaattcctgtcctcagacgagcaccagaactagcgggggtcaagatttttttttctttgagcccagtgttttgaagacatttacctcagaagacgtgttgattcgttgcgactcttcttgaggagaaatatgacgtgaagctctcccacggagtgaggaagaggtggacagttgaagtgtccaatggagttatgagatttgagctcaagctattttcaagactttagattggttaataacttgtaaaaataacagacccacgtggggactgaccaatagcatccatatgtgaaaaaatatgaaattgaccaaatttggacatatgaggtttccgcccgacagcgacgatatacagaattatacagtttataaaatatgaaGATATAATTTAAGAAGGAACTGCCTCTGTTTTTCATCAGtttttattcttctctttttccagTTGGGAATAAGAACGATGATCCGTCTAAGAAGCAGGTGGACTCTCAGGATGCTCAGAGGTTTGGAGAAACTGTAGGAGTTCGAGTGTTTGAGACCAGCGCTAAAGAAAACATCAATGTGGAAGAGGttgtagtttcttttttttgtttattattattattatttattattattatttgttcttgCTAAGAAAGGCTCTAAAATACATGTATAATCCAGTTTTAGAATGAAAGACAaagtttttttatctctttaagaaagataagaaaaaaaatgttggttGTAGTTTCACACTAACCAGAAGCAATTTTTACAGTTCTTGAATATTTATTAATCAATGA
Coding sequences within it:
- the si:dkey-16l2.16 gene encoding ras-related protein Rab-35 is translated as MAAKDYNHLFKLLIIGDSNVGKSSLLLRFADNSFSGSYITTIGVDFKIRTVEIDGERVKLQIWDTAGQERFRTITSTYYRNTHGVIIVYDVTNPESFVNVKRWLNEISQNCDNVCKILVGNKNDDPSKKQVDSQDAQRFGETVGVRVFETSAKENINVEEMFMAFTHMVLRAKKQSQSRAEREREREKDTVHINAQRDRDRRKRGKKCC